The following proteins are encoded in a genomic region of Fusarium oxysporum f. sp. lycopersici 4287 chromosome 1, whole genome shotgun sequence:
- a CDS encoding catechol O-methyltransferase: protein MPSFDEKKAYVEQEETFFDDGREIELLHYIYGRSDIDELRGSPERVLQAIDEFGRTKKYLMNVGEDKGKIVTDLIAEVKPRVMVELGGYVGYSTLLFANAVRESGGTHYFSLERNPEFAAVITSLLDLSGLRDIARVIVGPSDAGLARLHANGTISKIDLMFLDHYKPAYTSDLKLCERLGLVGPGSVLAADNVIKPGNPPYLAYVRSSVAEKRAAKGGNEKEGFADRTAKQYAKREGEEKINEEEGDPNLVYESKLVHSFEPTGVPDAVEITRCTGRED from the exons ATGCCCTCCTTTGACGAAAAGAAAGCTTACGTTGAGCAAGAAGAAACGTTCTTCGACGATGGGCGTGAGATTGAGCTTCTGCACTACATCTATGGTCGGTCAGACATTGATGAGCTGCGAGGCTCGCCGGAGCGTGTCCTTCAAGCCATTGATGAGTTTGGACGTACGAAGAAGTATCTCATGAACGTGGGTGaggacaagggcaagattgTAACAGATCTGATCGCTGAAGTGAAGCCCAGAGTCATG GTTGAACTTGGAGGCTACGTTGGCTACTCAACCCTCCTCTTCGCCAACGCCGTCCGCGAATCCGGGGGCACACACTACTTCTCCCTCGAGCGCAACCCCGAATTTGCCGCCGTCATAACATCCCTTCTCGACCTCTCCGGCCTGCGCGACATCGCCCGCGTGATCGTCGGCCCCAGTGATGCAGGCCTAGCCCGCCTCCACGCCAACGGGACAATCTCCAAAATCGACCTCATGTTCCTCGACCACTACAAGCCCGCGTACACGAGCGATCTTAAACTCTGTGAGCGTTTGGGGCTCGTAGGACCGGGTAGTGTTCTGGCGGCTGATAACGTCATCAAGCCGGGGAATCCACCGTATTTGGCGTATGTGAGGAGTAGTGTTGCGGAGAAGCGTGCGGCGAAGGGGGGgaatgagaaggaggggTTTGCGGATAGAACTGCGAAACAGTATGCGAAGAGAGAgggtgaggagaagattaatgaggaggagggggatCCGAATCTGGTGTATGAGAGTAAGTTGGTTCATAGCTTTGAGCCAACCGGTGTTCCT GACGCTGTCGAGATTACAAGATGCACTGGTCGCGAAGATTAG
- a CDS encoding hypothetical protein (At least one base has a quality score < 10), translating to MAILSHLPGQSKYARHKREKQGSPKLLFVAFDGTWHGSVKSSKETVVSSLPDLISKGEDVRKIRVNGVGTDDLTDKILGGLGGWGTRRNVITAYRNIADDYNKGDSIIFCGYSRGAWAARYLAMIMECLGLIVTEARSFQGVV from the exons ATGGCGATTCTCTCCCATCTTCCTGGACAATCGAAGTATGCTCGACACAAAAGAGAGAAACAAGGCTCGCCCAAACTCCTGTTCGTTGCTTTCGATG GCACATGGCATGGTAGCGTCAAAAGCTCAAAAGAGACCGTGGTATCCAGCTTGCCAGATCTCATTTCCAAGGGCGAGGACGTTCGAAAGATTCGTGTCAATGGAGTAGGGACTGATGACTTAACAGACAAGATTCTCGGGG GTCTTGGTGGTTGGGGTACACGTCGAAACGTCATAACCGCCTATA GGAATATTGCGGATGACTACAACAAGGGTGACAGTATCATCTTTTGTGGCTACTCTCGAG GCGCATGGGCTGCTCGATATCTAGCAATGATCATGGAATGTCTAGGTCTGATCGTGACGGAGGCACGGAGTTTTCAAGGCGTTGTATGA
- a CDS encoding hypothetical protein (At least one base has a quality score < 10), whose translation MERACKRIKLEEGEPFSADQCIVVDTHTKEEQISEEEESGSEESGSEDSEEYQSCESGGEEESNSEPQVAQGSSHDLSTSEAKAASNPHCSECRRSFQSSADIERHTSKWHCNFICYACDEGFPSESQLHRHKSSHTKTPICCIGCEKRFFTHSRMMDHLENGRCESGCNLQLIHSVVATHCNEEKSSTFRCNVCHRSFGKAAALIQHQRDKHERTYCCACKTNFGSPAKKQKHVMSGISLKPGMYICDHCDPKVPFGTEKEFCDHLWLEHMACGPCGRTFKSVELRKQHDAELHHRCGVCYRFFISSGELTEHRETHVVKPPVVEQPVHVPAPVKREPTPPPTIPAPIQVKIEMRREVPISRVAPVVAERVP comes from the exons ATGGAGCGTGCGTGCAAGCgcatcaagcttgaagagggGGAACCTTTCTCCGCCGATCAATGCATAGTCGTCGATACGCATACCAAGGAAGAGCAGATTtccgaggaggaagaatcTGGGTCAGAGGAATCAGGCTCTGAAGACTCAGAAGAATATCAATCTTGCGAATCAGGCGGCGAAGAAGAATCCAACTCAGAACCCCAAGTCGCCCAGGGTTCTAGTCATGATCTCTCAACCTCAGAAGCGAAGGCGGCCTCCAACCCACATTGCAGCGAATGTCGCAGATCCTTTCAAAGCAGTGCAGATATAGAACGACACACCTCCAAATGGCATTGTAACTTCATATGTTACGCATGCGATGAAGGCTTCCCCTCAGAGTCGCAGCTGCACAGA CATAAAAGCAGCCATACAAAAACTCCCATTTGCTGCATCGGTTGCGAGAAGCGGTTTTTCACTCACTCAAGAATGATGGATCATCTGGAGAACGGTCGCTGCGAATCAGGTTGCAAtcttcaactcatccatAGCGTTGTAGCAACCCACTGCAACG AAGAGAAAAGCTCAACTTTCCGATGTAACGTTTGCCACAGGAGTTTCGGAAAAGCAGCTGCGCTGATACAGCATCAGAGAGATAAGCATGAGCGTACTTACTGTTGTGCTTGCAAGACCAACTTTGGTAGTCCGGCTAAGAAACAAAAGCACGTCATGTCTGGTATTTCTTTGAAGCCTGGGATGTATATCTGCGACCACTGTGATCCCAAAGTCCCCTTTGGAACGGAAAAGGAGTTCTGTGACCATTTGTGGTTGGAGCACATGGCGTGTGGTCCCTGTGGGCGAACTTTCAAGAGCGTCGAGCTGAGAAAACAGCACGATGCAGAGCTTCATCATAGATGTGGTGTTTGCTATCGGTTCTTCATTTCGAGCGGGGAGCTTACTGAG CACCGTGAAACTCATGTAGTCAAGCCCCCTGTGGTCGAGCAGCCGGTGCATGTCCCAGCGCCGGTGAAGCGAGAACCGACTCCGCCACCTACTATCCCGGCACCTATACAAGTGAAGATAGAAATGCGCCGCGAAGTTCCCATCAGCAGGGTTGCTCCTGTGGTGGCGGAAAGAGTCCCTTGA
- a CDS encoding catechol O-methyltransferase, which translates to MPSFDEKKAYVEQEETFFDDGREIELLHYIYGRSDIDELRGSPERVLQAIDEFGRTKKYLMNVGEDKGKIVTDLIAEVKPRVMVELGGYVGYSTLLFANAVRESGGTHYFSLERNPEFAAVITSLLDLSGLRDIARVIVGPSDAGLARLHANGTISKIDLMFLDHYKPAYTSDLKLCERLGLVGPGSVLAADNVIKPGNPPYLAYVRSSVAEKRAAKGGNEKEGFADRTAKQYAKREGEEKINEEEGDPNLVYESKLVHSFEPTGVPVSTPMQPLSLLSLTIEGRCRDYKMHWSRRLELFTYRSIELTPASREL; encoded by the exons ATGCCCTCCTTTGACGAAAAGAAAGCTTACGTTGAGCAAGAAGAAACGTTCTTCGACGATGGGCGTGAGATTGAGCTTCTGCACTACATCTATGGTCGGTCAGACATTGATGAGCTGCGAGGCTCGCCGGAGCGTGTCCTTCAAGCCATTGATGAGTTTGGACGTACGAAGAAGTATCTCATGAACGTGGGTGaggacaagggcaagattgTAACAGATCTGATCGCTGAAGTGAAGCCCAGAGTCATG GTTGAACTTGGAGGCTACGTTGGCTACTCAACCCTCCTCTTCGCCAACGCCGTCCGCGAATCCGGGGGCACACACTACTTCTCCCTCGAGCGCAACCCCGAATTTGCCGCCGTCATAACATCCCTTCTCGACCTCTCCGGCCTGCGCGACATCGCCCGCGTGATCGTCGGCCCCAGTGATGCAGGCCTAGCCCGCCTCCACGCCAACGGGACAATCTCCAAAATCGACCTCATGTTCCTCGACCACTACAAGCCCGCGTACACGAGCGATCTTAAACTCTGTGAGCGTTTGGGGCTCGTAGGACCGGGTAGTGTTCTGGCGGCTGATAACGTCATCAAGCCGGGGAATCCACCGTATTTGGCGTATGTGAGGAGTAGTGTTGCGGAGAAGCGTGCGGCGAAGGGGGGgaatgagaaggaggggTTTGCGGATAGAACTGCGAAACAGTATGCGAAGAGAGAgggtgaggagaagattaatgaggaggagggggatCCGAATCTGGTGTATGAGAGTAAGTTGGTTCATAGCTTTGAGCCAACCGGTGTTCCTGTGAGTACCCCCATGCAACCACTGTCATTACTCTCGCTAACAATTGAAGGACGCTGTCGAGATTACAAGATGCACTGGTCGCGAAGATTAGAACTCTTTACCTACCGATCAATAGAATTGACTCCAGCATCTCGCGAACTCTAA